A stretch of DNA from Shewanella sediminis HAW-EB3:
GGCATTACAGCTCGCTGAATATAAGCTTTATGGAAAGTGCTACAGTGCCTATGAAGCCGTGATGACCAGAACGTTTCTCGACGGACGCATCGACGCTTTACATACCGTTTCATCTGAGTCTACAGCATTCATTCACAATATAGCCTCTGCGGACTGCAGTACTCAGGTTAAAATTGACTCACTCATTAAAGCTGCTCAAAAACACATCGAAAGGGCAAATGAGTGCAGATTGGGTCAAGGAGTTTACTCTCATTTTATGGCGTTAAAGTACCGTTATAAAGAGGCAGGCCTTAACATTGGAATTACTGAGCTGCCCGAAGTATTTACTGATAAGGGATACCACACACTTAATCACAGCGTAGTTTGTACTAGCACTACGTCAGATTATGGGGTAGAGCTGGCGGGTTACGGACCGATTGTTGATGACGGTTATGGGATCCGCTACTTTAATCGCAATGACTCCATCTGTTTTAATATGACAAGTCGAAGCGCAATGCAGGACAAACTCGAGCTGATGCAACTCTATATCGAACAGTCGTTGCTTGAAATGGCTGATTTGATGCGAAGCTGATACCAGATGGAGCACCGAGCATCAGATATTTCTGTTTCAGAGGTTCCGGTTTCGATTGGCGTGCCAGTGTAAATAGCCCAGGTATTAGTTGGCACTTGGATTGGAGTTCGAATAGCGAACTCCTCCTCTCTCTTAAGTAAAGAACAAGCAGTTACATGAAGTCTTCGGCTCATAAACTATGACCGTTATGTTTCAGTGTCGCCAAAAGAATAGTCAATACCTCCTATAATTAGAACGTACTAAACCATATAGGAGGTAAAAGTCATGAGTTTAGCCGATATAGTACAAGGTGGTTGGGAAGCCGTTGGTGCAGGAGATTTCGATACCTTAGTGGCTGATTATCTGGAAGAGATGGCATTCATCATGCCGGGACAAGCCGATGTCCTCGAGGGGCGGCAAGCATTTCGCTCTGCGTTGGATGGCCTTGGACAGATCCTTCCGCCTGGTTTCGAAATCACTGGGCTTCGTCAGATTGAAGGAGAAAATGAAGTCGTCTCGATTGTTGAGTGGAAATCCGATAAGGTTGCCGGCTCTCAACTGTCAGTCTTGTTCAAGTTCGAAGGTGACAAAATCTACGAGGAACGGTGGTTCGTAGATACTGAGCAATGGAAAAGTGCATTTTGAGTGGGTCATGAAACATTAAATAGCGGACACCAAAAGCTTGCTTGGGTCTGCTTCGTTTCACATTTTCTGGCAAGTCGAGTGACTGTAAGTCATAAAGTTACCGATTGCCGTTGAGGAACGAATATTAGGCTTAACCTATCAAAATCTATTTAAAATAGTTCCAGATCTTAAGAGCCACCGGACCTAAGGCTTTGTTTTTAAGCTTGGTGATATAGATAGGGAGTTCGAATTCCCCCAAGGTATCTAAGCTGATTAACTCGTTATTCTCTATCTCTTTTTCGACCAGGTGTTGTGGCAATCTTCCCCAACCTAGCCCTTGAGTGATTAAGGTTTTCTTGGTATGGAGATCGGTCACATACCATTTCAGCGCCTCATCGAGTATGCCGGTATCCGGAGACTTACTGTCCGTCGATTTTATTATCACTTGAGGGTAGGCGGCGAGCTCGGCTTCACTGACTCTGTTTATATCCACTAAAGGCA
This window harbors:
- a CDS encoding nuclear transport factor 2 family protein, giving the protein MSLADIVQGGWEAVGAGDFDTLVADYLEEMAFIMPGQADVLEGRQAFRSALDGLGQILPPGFEITGLRQIEGENEVVSIVEWKSDKVAGSQLSVLFKFEGDKIYEERWFVDTEQWKSAF